A region from the Methanophagales archaeon genome encodes:
- a CDS encoding cobalt-precorrin-5B (C(1))-methyltransferase, with protein sequence MIDPVSGKEYPEELIKAAAKINGIRYDALIEQIKRGRVVLLEDGGILKRGYTTGTCATAASKAAALLLAGEEVKKVEITTPVGVKAELKVENADKEDCIACVRVDSGDYKGDTFNGMLICAKARRFPVFSIRAGRGIGILKRAGFGKVGVPDIYPHILKNIEANVKEVLSCGVEIEIFVPEGERIAKNTVLPKLGIEGGIPIFGASGFIEPYTDECYKYALDVLIADKKEIIGISTGEKSKRIAVEKLNFPEDKIVVAGNFVCYAIEKSKAKRKVIFTMPAKICDMLGIDAHSYFDFEFSSVGELVERLKKANYERLSAFFGTLAEDLSRKTDADVYVFDNSGDILGYFSRTGKDE encoded by the coding sequence ATGATAGACCCTGTATCTGGGAAGGAATATCCGGAAGAACTCATAAAAGCAGCGGCGAAGATAAACGGTATCCGTTATGATGCCTTAATCGAGCAGATAAAAAGAGGAAGGGTGGTCCTGCTCGAAGATGGCGGAATCCTCAAACGAGGCTATACAACAGGAACTTGCGCTACTGCGGCATCAAAAGCTGCTGCTCTTCTGCTTGCGGGTGAAGAAGTGAAAAAAGTAGAAATTACAACTCCGGTTGGCGTAAAAGCGGAGCTGAAAGTAGAAAATGCTGATAAAGAAGATTGTATTGCCTGTGTTCGTGTAGATTCCGGCGATTACAAAGGGGACACATTCAATGGAATGCTTATCTGTGCAAAGGCGAGACGTTTTCCCGTATTCTCCATAAGAGCGGGCAGGGGTATAGGGATACTAAAAAGAGCAGGATTTGGTAAAGTCGGCGTGCCGGATATATATCCACACATCCTGAAGAATATAGAAGCGAACGTGAAGGAAGTGCTGTCCTGTGGTGTAGAGATAGAGATTTTCGTGCCTGAGGGGGAGAGGATAGCGAAAAATACGGTTCTCCCTAAACTGGGAATAGAAGGTGGAATACCCATTTTCGGTGCTTCCGGATTCATCGAGCCATACACTGACGAGTGCTACAAGTATGCCCTGGACGTTCTCATAGCAGATAAAAAGGAGATCATAGGCATCAGCACGGGAGAGAAGAGCAAGAGGATAGCAGTAGAAAAGCTGAACTTCCCCGAGGACAAAATTGTAGTTGCCGGTAATTTCGTGTGCTACGCAATAGAGAAATCAAAAGCGAAGAGGAAGGTGATATTCACGATGCCCGCGAAGATCTGTGATATGTTGGGTATTGATGCTCATAGCTATTTCGATTTTGAGTTCAGCAGCGTTGGAGAGCTTGTTGAACGACTGAAGAAAGCAAATTATGAGCGGCTGAGCGCTTTCTTCGGCACTCTTGCAGAAGATTTGTCTCGAAAAACCGATGCTGACGTTTATGTGTTCGATAACAGTGGGGATATATTGGGATACTTTTCTCGAACGGGAAAAGATGAATGA